The DNA window GATGATACATGGACGTTTCATGACATGACAGGGGCAGCAGATTAGGCACGAGAATACCAAGTCTTGTTTTATCGCCCTTGCTGCACGCCGCGTACCTCGCTCATAATTACACCGGGCGGCCATGCAACCTGTTTCAACACGCCGCAGACAACATTGTGCATGTCTCCCATGGCTCAGACACGTCCCGGCTCGAAGCCCGTAGTCATCCATCCCGTGAATGATAGAACCATCCCATCATGCGGTTCCCCACTACACAGACGCCGTAGAAACCAATCCATGCCTGACGAAATAATGCTTCGCCCTCACCGCAACGCCCCCAAAGTCTCGCTTTTGCAGTTCCGCGGAAAAGGGGGTtatccgtcgtcgtcgggcttgaGCCCCGCGTACTCGGTCCCCTGGTTGGCGGTGCTGAGGCGCGCGCACAGGCTCAGCAGGACAACGgtctcggtggcggcgtagTGgttgagggcgtcgaggaggatcTGGAGGTGCCTGCTGAAGTTGCCCTCCCACTTGCGGATGATCTCGGAGAGGTTGTTGACACGGGcctctgcgtcgtcggcggcgaaggaggcgtcttgctgttgctgctgcgatgcggcagcggcgccgccacgctgaGCGGCCTTGGTGGCCTGGAAGAGCTTCCACTGGTCGGCCGTCATGGTGCTGGGCTTGGTGGCGCCCGAGAGGTCCGGGTCCGACTTTTCGAGCTCGCGTGTGAGCCAGTTTGTGtaggcggcgaagacggtgcACGTCTGCATGAGTTTGGAGTGGATCTGCGGGCCAGTTGCCGCCGTGTTAGTACGCATAAGAAGAAGGTAACACGAAAAGGTGAGATGGAGGAAGATAGAAAAGACGTACCCTGAGGAGCTTGCTGTTGGTGAGCATACACTCCTTGAGACAGGTATCCAGAAACCCGACGTGGTCCTGcatcagctcgtcgacggtcCTCGACATGGGCTTcttgtccgcgtcgccgtccttggcATCCAGACGGGCCATGAACTTGGTCCAGTTGGGCTCGATGACCTCGGCGGTGCAAAAATagagcagctgctgcacaaAGACGAGCATCCTTGCCCGGAGCGTCCAGGCGCGCCGCTTCCAAATCTCCAGCGCAGGGTTGGATCCCTTGTGCGCCCAGCTGACGCTCCTCGTCTGCGTTTGCCAGGTGGCAGAGAGCTGAGACTCGAGGTGTCGCAGGGAGAGCAGGTACCGGAAGAGAGCCTTGTATCGCCAGACTGTCTTGCGGCTGATGACGAGGGAGACTGGGAAGGGGACGGAGTagtcgagctcgagcgagGTGAAGCCGGTGGCGTTCTTGTCGCTCTccatgggctggctggcgggcgcctggggcacctcgccctgctcgatGCCAGTGATGTTGACGACTCGCTGCAGTGCCTTGGTCAGGGTGATTTCGTTCATCGTCACCTTGACGTCTTCCTTGAACGGGTCCAGGGACACAATGCTGCCGGGCTGGCGCAGGACGAGATCCAGCAGGGACTGCAGCTTGCCCGTGTTGACAGTCTTGACCGGCTTGCGCAGCTCCGAGGCACCCAGCTCGAGGAAGTATGAGAAGTAGTCGGAGGGATCGAGAAAGAAGTAGTGTTTCATGGACcgcaggcgcgcgggcagAGCGTGCGTCGTCAGAAGGAGCTGCATCAGCGACTCGTTGGCATGCGCGTATGCGTCGTTGACGTTCTCCAAGAACCTGCTGTCGTCGAACGAGGTCGGAACGTCGGTCACGACCTTGctcacgtcgacgccgccacaCTCGCGGACGACGTTGAGGTACTTGCCCGCCAGCAGGACCTTGTCCTTGACAGCCTCGAGTTGCGGCGGGACGTCGCGGTCGCGTATGGTGTAGCGCCTCTCCCAGTACTCGTCAGTGTAGTCTTGCTCTAGCCTCTCGCGCCGGATGCTCTTCTGCTCCTTGATGAGAAACTCCGAGTGCGGGTCGTTGATGCTCCCTTGATGCAGCCACTCGTTCAGCATCTTCATGTACGGGCGGCTCGCGTCACGCAACAATGACGTGAGCAGAGCCCTTGCCGCAGGGTCTCCAGACATGGTCTCAAGTCTCTTCGTCACGATCCCTAGAACCACGCCGCCCTTGCATATTTTTTCAGTACTCATGTTTCCGGGGAGTAGGTCTTTATTGTCGTTCAGCTTTTCAAGCACCTTGTCATAGTCATCttcgctgtcgtcgtcttcttcgctTTCGTCGTCTAACAGCGCGTTCTTCTTGAGAAGCTCCTGCGCCAGGGAATATAGCTGGAGCATCAAGTGGCTCGTGGAAATGGTGTGGATGTTGAGTATGTGAACCGTGAACGTGTCACTGGTGAGGAATTGCGTCTCAAGCTGCGCAATCATGATGAGATAGTCGTGCAAGAACTTCCGTACCGAGGCACACAGGGCATGATTGACGGCTCCAAACTCCCTCCTGCTCAGGACATCGACAAAGGCCTCCAGAGCCGAGTAGTACGTCGCCATCTTGAGCATCGACTTGGTCAGGTCGTGCAAGCTTGGGTCGAGCCCCGGCATGATACGGAAAGGCGGGCCGGAGAGGCGATCGCGCTCCTCATGCGGATCATAGCCCTTGGCGAATCGAATGTATTGGCCTTCGAAGCCCATGAAGACGAAGAGCAGATCCTCGACGATTGCTGCCTCCTGGAGCTCTAGTGACATGTCGGCCAGTGGCTTTGGTTGGAGTGCTTGCGGCATTGCGGATGCGAGGGGCGGTATCGACACCCGCGGGGCGAGAGGCGCCGTTGTGTGTGGGAGGAGGGTAACTTCTGGGTTCCAAGGGGCTGTTATGCTCGTTAGCTGTTGCTTCCAAAGACTGCGAAGACGTAATCCACGAACCTTGaggcgccgcctcggcgacggccgactCCCTAGGCCTCGCCTCCGACGAAGACTTAGGCCGACGGGCATCAGACATTCTCTTTTCCGCGGGGCCGCTCCttcgctgctgcttctccgggctcgtcgtgcgcgtgcgctCGATGCGCGCCTCGTATGTCCTCTCCGTGACGCGCCGCTCCTCGTACCGCCGCTcgtcccccgccgccgtcctgctcgCCGGGCGCGGGTTTCCCGACGCAGTCCTCTTATGCGCCACGCCGGGAAACGGCCCGTCTGGCTGgggagacggcgccgtgccggggcCTGTAGTCCTGCGCTGTTCGCTCCtgaagctgccgctgccgctgccgctgccacttACACCAGCTGCACGTACCCGCTCTCGCTCCTCGGCGAAGCCGTTGGGTCGGCTGGCCGAGGCTCTGGCTGTTCCTGAGGACATGTTGGCAGCTCGTGAAGGGGAGGACGGGTTACATCAGTGATGCCCCACGACGCGCgcccttggcggccatgcAAGTGTAGGGGCGATATGGGCCTTGCGCTGCGGAAAAGAATGCCGGATTCTCGCGTCAAAGTGCCAAAGTATGTCGGAAAAGAAGCAGTTGTGATCTGTTCAGCTTTGTGTACGTGTCGGTGCGGTGTTGAAGGCAGCATTTGCCGTGTATGCGAGCATGTGTGTACGAACATTCAACGTGGGGCTCGCAGCTGCAAGCACGAGAAGGGAAACCGCGACACAGCGCGTCGCTTCCCCAATACGTACCACAACCGACAGCCAGCTAAGTTAGCTGCAAGGGGAGAGTGCCCACCATGCCACCCTAGCAGCTGCCCACGTAACACGGCGACCTTGCCCACCGTCCCCGGGTAAACGCCGGACCTGCCCCAAGGCAGCGCAAGTACGTAGCACTGGAGGTTCTAGCGTACGCCGGACAGCACAGCGGCCCAGTGCCTGGCCTGCGAGCCACCCACCTACACTGTACCAAACATGGAAGCGGGCAACGCCCCTTCTagggcctgggcgggcgtgcaCGTACTGAGGTCGggcgtggcccgccgccagtggagtgctgggcgccgccccggcacCCAACCATGTAGCCCGCCCGTAGGTAGCTCCAGCGTTGGAGCTGGAGGCTGCGTGCGTAGGCCTGGTGCTTGCCTAGCCTACCATATTACTAGCCAGCCAGGCTGTCGGTCGTCGACCCCGGGAGCTccaacctcacctcacctcgcctcgcgcatgctcctccatcctcctcctctgaCCTCAGCCTGCTCCCCCGACACTCGCCGTTGCAGCCCGCCCTctcccgccccgccgcggcagcgtcaaTTAtcccgcccgtcgtcgtcgtcgtcttcttctccttctttcTGTCTCGAAGACACTCACGCACCGGCCTGCGCCTCTAGCCAGGCCAGCTGAACCACCACCTaccacaaccacaaccaccaccagtAACAACCACCCCCAAACACCGCCAAGATGTTCATGGCAAGATCCGAATACGGCAagcttcccccctccctcccccaatCTCCCTCCCGCGAATGCGCTTCCTTGATGAAGCTGCCTTCCTACCGACAATGGACGGCCGGCTGACCCCGTGCTCCCAAGCGCCGCAGACCGAGGCATCAACACCTTCTCCCCCGAAGGCCGCCTCTTCCAGGTCGAGTACTccctcgaggccatcaagcTCGGCTCCACGgccatcggcgtcgccacctcggacggcgtcgtcctcggcgtcgagaagCGCGTCACCTCGACCCTCCTCGAGACGTCGTCGGTCGAGAAGATTGTCGAGATCGACCGCCACATCGGCTGCGCCATGTCCGGGCTCCAGGCCGATGCCCGCTCCATGGTCGagcacgcccgcgtcgagtGCCAGAGCCACGCCTTCAACTACAACGAgcccctcggcgtcgagagcTGCACCCAGGCCATCTGcgacctcgccctgcgcttcggcgagggcgccgagggcgaggagaccATCATGAGCCGTCCCTTtggcgtcgccctcctcatcgctggcttcgacgaggacggcccTCAGCTCTTTCATGCCGAGCCGAGCGGCACCTTCTACCGCTAcgacgccaaggccatcgGATCCGGCTCTGAGGGGGCCCAGGCCGAACTTCAGAACGAATACCACAAGGTGCGTCTCGTCTCGAGTTATAACTTACCCGAAGCCATGTGCTGACGCCACCCTATCTCTAGTCTCTAAGCATCACCGATGCCGAAACGCTGGTTCTCAAGACGCTGAAGCAGGTcatggaggagaagctcgactCCAAGAACGTACAACTGGCTAGCGTCACCAAAGAAAAGGGCTTCAGGATATACACAGACGAGGAGATGGCTGCTGTCGTGGAGCGGCTGCCGGCCAATTGAGCGCGTGCGACATGCCGCGCGCCTGTAGAGGAATAGACTTGTAACTACACGCGCCTAGCGCACAAAGGGCTTCCTGCTTCGGGCTGTCGCATCGAGCGCGCCCGTTAAGGGCAACGTCCGGAATGTATGATTATGAGAAGCTTCACActgatgccgacgacgattaTAGCGCCCCCGTGACCTTTCGCTTCCGACGGCCGACCACGCCCGGCCGCGCAGGTCTTGAAACCTCCTTGCGCCCGGGACAGACAACGCCCATGCAAACTCCAACATGTATGTAATCTTTTCCTTTTTCCCGGTCCTCGGCGCAGAGGCCTCCCTCTAAAGACTCCGACAACCCCAAAGCACTACGCTCCGCGTCTTGAACCCCCTCCCTCAatcgtcgtcttccagcTCGACACGGTCCAGGTCTCTCTCTACCCCCAAGAGCCCAAAAGCTAGACTCGTCTGTTCTGACCTCACGAGCACGAGACGCTGCTCCTCTTTGCCGTCGAGTTCCGAAATCCTTTGATCCAACCTGCGGGGCATCATCCATACCGAGATTGGTACGTCTTGCAGATGCTCAGGCCGCTTGTATCCGGGCCCGTGTCCCAATTGGTGGGCCTTGAGCCATGCCGTTTCGCATCCAATGGCGATTTTCATGGCCGACTGCCAGCCCGTTAGACGGGCGATGTCGAACATACGCTGTGTTACCCAAGTGCGTTGATCGCTGTTTTGGAGCTGGCACGACTTATGTCAGGAGAAGGACGCCTCAGCCGGGGTTGTGGGACCTCGACTTACCTGCACGGCAGCCACGAAGAGACAGAAACAGCTCTCGATGAACGCGGCAGCAAGAGTGGTGCTGACTTCGAGTCTCCGAGAAGAGTCGTCTGCCAAACCCGCCGCGATACGGCCTATTTGGATAGCATAGCCAGCGGTGGATGGAGCGGCCATTTGCGCTGCCTGCATGGCCGCTGGTGGCATATTGGGGCGACTTCGGTATAAATGAATCAAGCCCATGTAGTAATTCATCCAAATGCCGGCCACTGAGTATGTGCGGTACTGCAGCGCCGAGCCGAACGGCGTCTCTTTGCGGTCCGTGTATTCGCTATCCAGCGGCTTGAAGTGCGCTCCGAGACAGCTCTCCAGCGCTTCGAAGCCCTGCCTGATGCTCTCCCACTCGTgttccgccgcctcggccgttTGTGGCGCTGCGAACTCGTCGTTGGAATCCGTGTTCGGGGAATGATCCATCGGCGGACTGAAGCCCAGGGGCACGTTGAACTTTCCATATGTTGGCACAATGCCCGGGAATTGCGGCGGAgagccgcccgaggagctcgcgctCTGAGGTCGGTTTGCCTTCCGCTTCCGCGACAGGTCGCGAGACGCAAAACTGGCAagccggccaaggagcagAATGAGATGATCGTAAGTCCCATAACTATGCATTGTTAGCAAAGAGTGCGCAGGCACAGCTGCAACAGCACAACCTACATGGCATTGAAGTTGGAGAGCGGCGCCCTTGGAGGGCATTGTGTCCACGCCTCGTAGTCC is part of the Purpureocillium takamizusanense chromosome 7, complete sequence genome and encodes:
- the alp4 gene encoding gamma tubulin complex Spc97/GCP2 subunit Alp4 (COG:Z~EggNog:ENOG503NWIP), with the protein product MSSGTARASASRPNGFAEERERVRAAGVSGSGSGSGSFRSEQRRTTGPGTAPSPQPDGPFPGVAHKRTASGNPRPASRTAAGDERRYEERRVTERTYEARIERTRTTSPEKQQRRSGPAEKRMSDARRPKSSSEARPRESAVAEAAPQAPWNPEVTLLPHTTAPLAPRVSIPPLASAMPQALQPKPLADMSLELQEAAIVEDLLFVFMGFEGQYIRFAKGYDPHEERDRLSGPPFRIMPGLDPSLHDLTKSMLKMATYYSALEAFVDVLSRREFGAVNHALCASVRKFLHDYLIMIAQLETQFLTSDTFTVHILNIHTISTSHLMLQLYSLAQELLKKNALLDDESEEDDDSEDDYDKVLEKLNDNKDLLPGNMSTEKICKGGVVLGIVTKRLETMSGDPAARALLTSLLRDASRPYMKMLNEWLHQGSINDPHSEFLIKEQKSIRRERLEQDYTDEYWERRYTIRDRDVPPQLEAVKDKVLLAGKYLNVVRECGGVDVSKVVTDVPTSFDDSRFLENVNDAYAHANESLMQLLLTTHALPARLRSMKHYFFLDPSDYFSYFLELGASELRKPVKTVNTGKLQSLLDLVLRQPGSIVSLDPFKEDVKVTMNEITLTKALQRVVNITGIEQGEVPQAPASQPMESDKNATGFTSLELDYSVPFPVSLVISRKTVWRYKALFRYLLSLRHLESQLSATWQTQTRSVSWAHKGSNPALEIWKRRAWTLRARMLVFVQQLLYFCTAEVIEPNWTKFMARLDAKDGDADKKPMSRTVDELMQDHVGFLDTCLKECMLTNSKLLRIHSKLMQTCTVFAAYTNWLTRELEKSDPDLSGATKPSTMTADQWKLFQATKAAQRGGAAAASQQQQQDASFAADDAEARVNNLSEIIRKWEGNFSRHLQILLDALNHYAATETVVLLSLCARLSTANQGTEYAGLKPDDDG
- the PUP2 gene encoding Proteasome endopeptidase complex (EggNog:ENOG503NWYW~COG:O~MEROPS:MER0047611); the encoded protein is MFMARSEYDRGINTFSPEGRLFQVEYSLEAIKLGSTAIGVATSDGVVLGVEKRVTSTLLETSSVEKIVEIDRHIGCAMSGLQADARSMVEHARVECQSHAFNYNEPLGVESCTQAICDLALRFGEGAEGEETIMSRPFGVALLIAGFDEDGPQLFHAEPSGTFYRYDAKAIGSGSEGAQAELQNEYHKSLSITDAETLVLKTLKQVMEEKLDSKNVQLASVTKEKGFRIYTDEEMAAVVERLPAN